The Corvus cornix cornix isolate S_Up_H32 chromosome 12, ASM73873v5, whole genome shotgun sequence genome includes a window with the following:
- the LOC104683450 gene encoding LOW QUALITY PROTEIN: semaphorin-3F (The sequence of the model RefSeq protein was modified relative to this genomic sequence to represent the inferred CDS: inserted 1 base in 1 codon): protein MPVVGVLLWATLLTLGWRAAHPKDHSFATPRVQLSFKELKATGTAHFFNFLLNSSDYRILLKDEDHDRMYVGSKDYVLSLDLHDINREPLIIHWPASQQRIEECILSGKNSNGECGNFIRLIQPWNRTHLYVCGTGAYNPICAFVNRGRKAQGFPPSQPGGRESRSTDSPLSPRPAQSKDYIFYLEPDKLESGKGKCSYDPKVDTVSALINEELYAGVYIDFMGTDAAIFRTMGKQTAMRTDQYNSRWLNDPAFVRAQLIPDSSERNDDKLYFFFREKSADAPLSPGVYSRIGRICLNDDGGHCCLVNKWSTFLKARLVCSVPGPDGIETHFDELQDVFIQQTQDTKNPVIYAVFSASGSVFKGSAVCVYSMADIRMVFNGPFAHKEGPNYQWMPYTGKMPYPRPGTCPGGTFTPSMKSTKDYPDEVINFMRAHPLMYHAVYPTHRQPLVVRTNVNYRFTTVAVDQVDAADGRYEVLFLGTDRGTVQKVIVLPRDDMETEELMLEEIEVFKVPAPIKTMTISSKRQQLYVSSAVGVTHLALHRCDVYGEACADCCLARDPYCAWDGSACTRYSASSKRRSRRQDVRHGNPXRQCRGYNSNANKNTVEAVQYGVEGSTAFLECQPRSPQASIKWLLQKDNSDRRKELRVEGRVLRTEQGLLLRALQLSDSGLYSCTATENNFKHTVTKVQLRVLSSRAVHAMLVQAETPPGLPGAPTPRYQDLLQLLSQPEMGLLDQYCQGYWRHTAASPPQPLAGLKAKEQQDQKKPRNRRNHQPETYGHT from the exons CATCCTGCTGAAGGACGAGGACCACGACCGCATGTATGTGGGCAGCAAGGACTATGTCCTCTCGCTGGACCTCCACGACATCAACCGCGAGCCCCTCATC ATCCATTGGCCCGCGTCCCAGCAGAGGATCGAGGAGTGCATCCTGTCAGGCAAGAACAGCAAT gggGAGTGCGGCAACTTCATCCGCCTGATCCAGCCCTGGAACCGGACACACCTCTACGTGTGTGGCACTGGCGCCTACAACCCCATCTGTGCCTTTGTCAACCGCGGGCGCAAAGCCCAG gGGTTTCCGCCGAGCCAGCCGGGAGGCCGGGAAAGCAGATCCACCGACAGCCCCCTCAGCCCGAGACCAGCACAGAGCAAG GATTACATCTTCTACCTGGAGCCAGACAAGCTGGAGTCGGGCAAGGGGAAGTGTTCCTACGACCCCAAAGTAGACACCGTCTCTGCATTAATAA atgAAGAGCTTTATGCTGGCGTCTACATCGACTTCATGGGCACGGACGCAGCCATCTTCCGCACCATGGGCAAGCAGACGGCCATGAGGACAGACCAGTACAACTCCCGCTGGCTCAACG ACCCAGCCTTCGTCCGTGCCCAGCTCATCCCTGACAGCAGCGAGAGGAATGATGACAAGCTCTACTTCTTCTTCCGAGAGAAGTCGGCTGATGCCCCACTGAGTCCCGGGGTCTATTCGCGCATCGGGCGCATCTGCCTG AATGACGACGGGGGCCACTGCTGCCTTGTGAACAAGTGGAGCACCTTCCTGAAGGCCCGGCTCGTCTGCTCTGTGCCGGGACCCGACGGAATTGAAACGCACTTTGACGAGCTCC AGGACGTCTTCATCCAGCAGACTCAGGACACCAAGAACCCTGTTATCTACGCTGTGTTCTCTGCTTCGGG GTCGGTCTTCAagggctctgctgtgtgtgTCTACTCGATGGCTGACATCCGCATGGTCTTCAACGGGCCCTTTGCCCACAAGGAGGGACCCAACTACCAGTGGATGCCCTACACAGGGAAAATGCCCTACCCCCGTCCGGGCACT TGCCCCGGGGGGACCTTCACCCCATCCATGAAGTCGACCAAGGACTACCCTGACGAAGTGATCAACTTCATGCGCGCGCACCCGCTGATGTACCACGCCGTGTACCCCACGCACCGCCAGCCGCTGGTGGTCCGCACCAACGTCAACTACCGCTTCACCACCGTGGCCGTGGACCAGGTGGACGCGGCAGACGGGCGCTATGAGGTGCTTTTCCTGGGCACAG ATCGGGGCACCGTGCAGAAGGTCATCGTGCTCCCCCGGGATGACATGGAGACAGAGGAGCTCATGCTGGAGGAGATTGAAGTGTTCAAG GTGCCAGCACCCATCAAGACGATGACCATCTCTTCCAAGAGG CAACAGCTGTATGTGTCCTCGGCCGTAGGCGTGACCCACCTGGCCCTGCACCGCTGTGACGTGTACGGGGAAGCCTGTGCCGACTGCTGCCTGGCCCGGGATCCGTACTGCGCCTGGGATGGCAGCGCCTGCACCCGCTACTCCGCCTCCTCCAAGAG GCGGAGCCGGCGGCAGGACGTCCGGCATGGCAACC TCCGGCAGTGCCGCGGCTACAACTCCAATG CCAACAAGAACACAGTGGAGGCCGTGCAGTACGGGGTGGAGGGCAGCACAGCCTTCCTGGAGTGCCAGCCCCGCTCGCCCCAGGCCAGCATCaagtggctgctgcagaaggacaACAGCGACCGGCGGAAAGAG CTGCGGGTGGAGGGCCGGGTGCTGCGCACGGAGCAGGGCTTGCTGCTGCGCGCCCTCCAGCTCAGCGACAGCGGCCTCTACTCCTGCACCGCCACCGAGAACAACTTCAAGCACACGGTGACCAAGGTGCAGCTCCGCGTCCTCAGCAGCCGCGCTGTCCACGCCATGCTGGTGCAGGCGGAGACCCCTCCTGGCCTGCCGGGTGCCCCCACTCCCCGCTACCAggacctgctgcagctcctcagccagcCCGAAATGGGACTCCTGGACCAGTACTGCCAGGGCTACTGGCGGCACACAGCTGCCAGCCCCCCGCAGCCGCTGGCTGGCCTCAAagccaaggagcagcaggaccagAAGAAGCCTCGAAACCGCCGGAATCACCAGCCAGAGACCTATGGGCATACATGA